From a single Actinomyces viscosus genomic region:
- a CDS encoding carbohydrate ABC transporter permease, which yields MTKALKKFFPVFAGPTLLAFMIAFIVPFFMGLYLSFTKFSTLTNARFVGTDNYARALGERSDFPQALVFTAVVSVISIITVNLGAFALAYFLTRKLRGTNFFRAVFFMPNLIGGIVLGYTWQVMLNAILQRWGQTIVNDWRLGLAGLVMLVNWQLMGYMMVIYIAGLQNVPPELIEASQIDGAGRWQTLRNVTLPMIMPSITICLFLTLANTFKMYDQNLALTNGAPAKQTQMAALSIVNTMYKKIGQEGVAQAEAVIFFLIVAAIALIQLRATRSKEVDA from the coding sequence ATGACCAAGGCACTGAAAAAGTTCTTCCCAGTATTCGCGGGGCCGACCCTGTTGGCCTTCATGATCGCGTTCATCGTCCCCTTCTTCATGGGGCTCTACCTCTCCTTCACCAAGTTCAGCACCCTGACCAACGCCCGCTTCGTGGGCACCGACAACTACGCCAGGGCCCTGGGGGAGCGCAGCGACTTCCCGCAGGCCCTTGTGTTCACCGCCGTCGTCTCGGTCATCTCGATCATCACGGTGAACCTGGGCGCCTTCGCCCTGGCCTACTTCCTGACCCGCAAGCTGCGCGGCACCAACTTCTTCCGCGCCGTCTTCTTCATGCCCAACCTCATCGGCGGCATCGTCCTGGGCTACACCTGGCAGGTCATGCTCAACGCGATCCTCCAGCGCTGGGGCCAGACGATCGTCAACGACTGGCGACTGGGCCTGGCCGGCCTGGTCATGCTCGTCAACTGGCAGCTCATGGGCTACATGATGGTCATCTACATCGCCGGCCTGCAGAACGTGCCGCCCGAGCTCATCGAGGCCTCCCAGATCGACGGCGCCGGCCGCTGGCAGACGCTGCGCAACGTGACGCTGCCGATGATCATGCCCTCGATCACCATCTGCCTGTTCCTCACCCTGGCCAACACCTTCAAGATGTACGACCAGAACCTCGCCCTGACCAACGGGGCCCCGGCCAAGCAGACCCAGATGGCCGCACTCAGCATCGTCAACACGATGTACAAGAAGATCGGTCAGGAGGGCGTCGCCCAGGCCGAGGCTGTCATCTTCTTCCTCATCGTCGCCGCCATCGCGCTCATCCAGCTGCGCGCCACCCGTTCCAAGGAGGTCGACGCGTGA
- a CDS encoding ABC transporter substrate-binding protein: protein MRLISRRSVLGGTAAIAVAATLAACSKGSSGSDGDGGVYFLNFKPESEQAFKDIAAAYTKKTGVAVKVVTAASGTYEQTLKSEVAKSNPPTLFNLNGPVGYGNWKEYASDLSDADFTKQMTDESLALKGDEDKVVGVPLAIEGYGIIYNAAILNKYFAMEGAKATAVDQIKGFDKLKEVVEDMQAKKAELGIEGVFAATSLSPGEDWRWQTHLANYPVYYEYRDDKVDDLTEIKLTYSDNYKQIFDLYLNNSTIKPTEASAKTVTDSMADFALGKAAMVQNGNWGWSQISEVSGNTVKAEDVHFLPIYIGVAGEDKTNIAIGTENYLTINSQASDDAQKATKDFLTWLFTDAEGSKLAAEKLSIIAPYNAYAELAPSDPLGKDVAAAVNNKDLTPVKWVFPTFPSQDFKDQLGQHLAQYASGSTDWAKVKEFFVTNWASEKKAAKEG from the coding sequence ATGCGACTCATCTCCCGCCGCTCCGTGCTGGGCGGAACCGCCGCGATCGCCGTCGCCGCGACCCTGGCCGCCTGCTCGAAGGGATCATCCGGCTCCGACGGCGACGGAGGCGTCTACTTCCTCAACTTCAAGCCCGAGTCGGAGCAGGCCTTCAAGGACATCGCGGCCGCCTACACGAAGAAGACCGGTGTGGCCGTCAAGGTCGTCACCGCCGCCTCCGGCACCTATGAGCAGACCCTGAAGTCCGAGGTCGCCAAGTCCAACCCGCCCACGCTGTTCAACCTCAACGGTCCCGTGGGCTACGGCAACTGGAAGGAGTACGCCTCCGACCTGTCCGACGCCGACTTCACCAAGCAGATGACGGACGAGTCCCTGGCCCTCAAGGGCGACGAGGACAAGGTCGTGGGCGTGCCGTTGGCCATCGAGGGCTACGGCATCATCTACAACGCCGCCATCCTCAACAAGTACTTCGCCATGGAGGGCGCCAAGGCCACCGCCGTCGACCAGATCAAGGGCTTCGACAAGCTCAAGGAGGTCGTCGAGGACATGCAGGCCAAGAAGGCCGAGCTGGGCATTGAGGGTGTCTTCGCCGCGACCTCCCTGTCTCCCGGCGAGGACTGGCGCTGGCAGACCCACCTGGCCAACTACCCCGTCTACTACGAGTACCGCGACGACAAGGTCGACGACCTCACCGAGATCAAGCTAACCTACTCGGACAACTACAAGCAGATCTTCGATCTCTACCTCAACAACTCCACGATCAAGCCCACCGAGGCCAGCGCCAAGACGGTCACCGACTCCATGGCCGACTTCGCCCTGGGCAAGGCCGCCATGGTCCAGAACGGCAACTGGGGCTGGTCGCAGATCTCCGAGGTCTCCGGCAACACGGTCAAGGCCGAGGACGTCCACTTCCTGCCGATCTACATCGGCGTGGCCGGTGAGGACAAGACCAACATCGCCATCGGCACCGAGAACTACCTCACGATCAACTCCCAGGCCTCCGACGACGCCCAGAAGGCCACCAAGGACTTCCTCACCTGGCTCTTCACCGACGCCGAGGGCTCCAAGCTCGCCGCCGAGAAGCTCAGCATCATCGCCCCCTACAATGCCTACGCCGAGCTGGCCCCCTCCGACCCGCTGGGCAAGGATGTGGCCGCAGCCGTCAACAACAAGGACCTCACTCCGGTCAAGTGGGTCTTCCCGACCTTCCCGAGCCAGGACTTCAAGGACCAGCTCGGCCAGCACCTGGCCCAGTACGCCTCCGGCAGCACGGACTGGGCGAAGGTCAAGGAGTTCTTCGTGACCAACTGGGCCTCCGAGAAGAAGGCGGCCAAGGAGGGCTGA